The genomic stretch TCGGCATCGCCACTGAGGTCGGCGTAGGCCACGGCTGTGATCTGGCGCTTCACCTGGTCGAACACCAGGAGGCTGTCGGCCAGCATCCAGCAGCCGTCCGGCGGGCCTTCCGGGTCGCTGGGGTGGACGGGGACGCTTGGCTCGATCCAGCGGATCAGTTCGTAGCCCCAGAAGCCGAAGAGCTGTCCAAGGGGCGGCAGGCCGGGAATGGTGCTGGGCCGAAGCGAGGCCAGGCAGCCGGCCAGCAGCTCGAAGGGGTTGCCCCGCAACTGGGCCTGACGGCCATCGCGCCAGCATTGAACGCCGTCTTCGCCGCGCACCGTGAGGGTCCAGGCCGGATCAGCCACCACGAAGCTCCAGCGCCCCAGGCGCTCGCCCCCCTCCACAGACTCCAGCAGCACGCCATGGTGGCTGTCGGCACCCACCTTCAGCCAGGTGGTGAGCGGGGTTTCCAGATCAGCGGGCCAGCGCTTCCAGAGGGGGACGTAGGTGCTGCCGTCCGCCGCCTGGGCGAGGAACGCGTCGCGATCGGGTAAGGGCATCACGGCAACGGGCAGGCAAAAAAAACGGGGCACCCGGCCCCGCCTTTCTAAAGGTTGGAGGAATCAGGCCCAGGAGCTGATTCCCTCAGAGGATTCCAGGCTGGTCCCAGGTGCGACTCCCGGGAGCTGAACCTCAGGAATCGAAGGTGTTGCGTCCGGAGAACTTGAGGGTGGATGGATCGGGGTTCTGGCCGATGCTGCGGGGGTTGTGGCCCACGATCGGACGGCCTTCGTTCACTTTCTCGGGGAATACACCATCTTTCGGGTGCAGGTATTCGGTGTCACCGCCAGGGAAGATGCGGTAGATCTTGTAATCCTCGATCCGGGGCTTGAACTTGGTGCGCAGCTGGGTGCCGAGCGCAAGGCACTGCTCCTTCCGGGAGAAGTACATGATGTTCTCGCCTTCGTTCATCTCTGCAGCTCCACCGGTGGGAAGCTCGAACACCTGATCCTTGCCACTGGTCCAGGTGATGGCGTACTTCTCCTCGGTTTCGGCGGAGTTGAGCAGACCGCCCGTGCTGCCGATGGACTTGGGAAGTTGACCGCTCAGCGCCGTTGCTGTCATGGCTGTTGGGGATGGTGAGTCGGCGGACCCATCAGTGAGTCGGCGGACCATGTCGGCTGGAAGCTAGCACTGCAATCTGGGGGGTCCTCCCTGGCGGAGAGCTCTCTTCACACCCGTCAACAAACGTCCCCGTCGGCGCCTGTGTTGTGGCCCGCCAC from Synechococcus sp. CBW1107 encodes the following:
- a CDS encoding photosystem I reaction center subunit II PsaD produces the protein MTATALSGQLPKSIGSTGGLLNSAETEEKYAITWTSGKDQVFELPTGGAAEMNEGENIMYFSRKEQCLALGTQLRTKFKPRIEDYKIYRIFPGGDTEYLHPKDGVFPEKVNEGRPIVGHNPRSIGQNPDPSTLKFSGRNTFDS